The window TAAGAATACTTAAAGTTCCGAAGGTAAACTTTGAGTCCAAAACCATACCGATATGATTATTTGGAGCGAATCACATGTTACATATCCTCCGGTGTTAATGGATATCAGTGACATGGAATTGAAAGGTCTGGTGGTATCAAACTCCAATATAATGATGAAGTTGCCGGATTATCCTTGTCATAGGTACACAAGCAGTAGAGCGATGTGTAAAGATGGTCACTGAAGCATCAATTATGGTAGGTGGTGAAAAGGCAAGAGATGGATTTATTCGATCTAACATAAAATCGCGCGCAATTATGccatattttgaaacaaaaaataccatttaaaaatacacaaaaaatctgaataatTTACGCAAATTTTcacgattttgttatttttgactTCCCATTTCATATTGATTTTTCATGCTTTTCCCTCAAGAAAGAATTCAGTtcatagtattagtattttattttaaactttacgctaaaatataatagattaccaatttttatgttattttgtactgatttaaaaaatatcttatttggTGTATTTTTGAAAGTTTGAGCTAAGGTAGAGggctaaaaaatatgtcaaaaaaataaaataaaaatatatttacatataattttgccATATGCAACTTTCCGCAGGTGTTCAAAAACGATTTgatgacttttttttttctccataCTTTGACGCTCCACCCTAGTGGACAGTAGGACGCTGCTGGCAAATTCACGGCACAGAGACGATCGTTGTAATGTCCCTACTGGAACTAACTCCAGCCTCCTGTTACATCAGTGAATGAAACTTTTTTATCCAACAACAATAAGCTTCgaatgtaaagaaaatgaaagaaaagtaggtaattataaataaaaatctgattacAGATGTAGCATTTAATAAAAGGCAATAGCTTGTACGTAAGCAGAAGCCCACTAAGAATTAGGGCCGGAGAGCTGCGTGCCGATGTACCGCCGCACGGCGCGCCAGTAGCCGCGGCACAGCGCGCACAGCGACGACTCGCCCGAGCCAGCTCGCTTGTCCAGTCGCTCGCCGAGCCGCTTGTCTCGTCTGCTGCCACGCGACGCCTCGTAGCCCGCGCTTTTCGAGCGACGTGTCGATGCGTGCATTGCTTGCAGGCGTTTGGCTTGCGCGTACAACTTTGTATAAAGTATCTTAAATGAGTCCCACGTGATCACCGACGCCCGACTACGTCAACCGTAGCTGACTTAATAATGGGGGATCTAAACAGTACCTTCACGTCGATTTTCTATAAGGCAGTAAACCAAATTGCCTGCAGTGTTACTCTACCACTTGCATGTAAACATAAGAAGGAAGCTAGAGAGAGCTAAAGATCGGGCAGCAGTAGGAGCGACTTACGTGCACAGGATCATCCAGGTCGAAGCCGCAGCGCGCGTCGCACCCACTCGACGCACACTCGTCGCCCGTCGAATCGCGCTCCACTATGCtgtgcatttaaatattttttcttattttattaccaagtCCTGATAGTCACTACGACGGCTGATGCATCGGACTTCACGTAGACTACGGACACTTTCATCATCACAGAAGTCACATAATCAGAGTGTAGATAATAATACTGGGTCAGACCTCTCAGTAGTGACATTACGTCGTTCCTTGTTGCGAGTGAGGTCCTGAGGCGCGATGTCGAGCGCGTACGCATGCGTGACCGCGCGCACCGTGCGCCGCTCGCCCGCTCTCGATGCCGCCCACTCGCCGCCGCCCGTCGCACGCTCCACCTGCTTCGGCCGCTGTAACGTCATCTGCATGTACCTACTGCACTGCTATCGGAGGAGAGGACACAGACATCGGCTCACCGTATCTCACACCACATGGCATCACAACCTGACCAACCTGATTTGGTAATTTGCCGGTATTGACCTTTTCTATAGGCTCCGTGGACACAAGCTTGTCTGACACCGACACGGAACATGATGAGGGTGCGCGGCGACGGCACGCAGCCGGCGCCGGGGAGCGGCTCAGCGCGGTGGGGGGAGAGCGGCCCCGCGCCGCGAACAGACGGTTCAACTCGTCCAACTTGTTCATTATTATCTTGTACGTCTTGCACTCAGCAGCCTGAAATCGAAAAAGGCATAGGTATACCcaaataacatataaaagatAATTGCCGTATCTATTGATGGTTTGG of the Manduca sexta isolate Smith_Timp_Sample1 chromosome 18, JHU_Msex_v1.0, whole genome shotgun sequence genome contains:
- the LOC115453436 gene encoding uncharacterized protein LOC115453436 isoform X1, producing MAGGAEGAGGAGGRLGDIIDLDRYMRAAVRRSASDTTDDGRTDRLVVDGGGGGIGAVKPTAGSSSSAGRPARTHHKRFSHDSGLSDGSYAPRVRRPHRRLSAAEGTGGRCGREARDTRLPRGTDASSNSLREFRAVCERALLDQRQQLARVTQLCERLTAPALPPAAAQDSSDISSSSCSTRDQRRKDKHRAAECKTYKIIMNKLDELNRLFAARGRSPPTALSRSPAPAACRRRAPSSCSVSVSDKLVSTEPIEKVNTGKLPNQRPKQVERATGGGEWAASRAGERRTVRAVTHAYALDIAPQDLTRNKERRNVTTESIVERDSTGDECASSGCDARCGFDLDDPVHLYAQAKRLQAMHASTRRSKSAGYEASRGSRRDKRLGERLDKRAGSGESSLCALCRGYWRAVRRYIGTQLSGPNS
- the LOC115453436 gene encoding uncharacterized protein LOC115453436 isoform X2; translation: MAGGAEGAGGAGGRLGDIIDLDRYMRAAVRRSASDTTDDGRTDRLVVDGGGGGIGAVKPTAGSSSSAGRPARTHHKRFSHDSGLSDGSYAPRVRRPHRRLSAAEGTGGRCGREARDTRLPRGTDASSNSLREFRAVCERALLDQRQQLARVTQLCERLTAPALPPAAAQDSSDISSSSCSTRDQRRKDKHRAAECKTYKIIMNKLDELNRLFAARGRSPPTALSRSPAPAACRRRAPSSCSVSVSDKLVSTEPIEKRPKQVERATGGGEWAASRAGERRTVRAVTHAYALDIAPQDLTRNKERRNVTTESIVERDSTGDECASSGCDARCGFDLDDPVHLYAQAKRLQAMHASTRRSKSAGYEASRGSRRDKRLGERLDKRAGSGESSLCALCRGYWRAVRRYIGTQLSGPNS